Proteins encoded by one window of Lycium barbarum isolate Lr01 chromosome 11, ASM1917538v2, whole genome shotgun sequence:
- the LOC132617635 gene encoding organic cation/carnitine transporter 4-like has product MSEASALLSSNDVEDGNNYPKPKKKITMDEMLEKYCGDFGWWQLRHLVLTSLAWMLEGIHTMVMIFADREPVWCCSTSHCGSSLCDLEPGSWEWSGGTGSSTMSEFGLICGDKFKVGLVQSIFFAGCMIGAGVVGHLSDSKLGRKGSLAMVCILNAIFGILTAFSSNYWTYALLRFLSGFSAGGTGLCAFVLGTEPIGQSWRGVAGMSTFYFFSIGIATVSAIAYFFQSWRSLYIASSIPSLIFVISVLPFLHESPRWCLVRGKVDEAMKIMQKIATSNGKQRIPNGVVLALDSEVNDDNNNITDLTPTSIAMLEPYTKEALNGSILDVLRFPITRIRLILAAGSNFFCSVVYYGLSLNAVNLGTNLYLNVALNAIAEMPAYFLTALVLDRLGRKPLGVGTMWFSGIFCLAGSLMKGEGAWKVVRMVCGVLGIFGMAGTYNLLFVYSMELFPTVVRNAALGCATQAIHMGAILAPIIVVLGGGIPFLVFGICGIAGGFLVLYLPETLNRPLYDTMEGLQEAEAKPAMVA; this is encoded by the exons ATGTCAGAAGCATCGGCATTATTATCTTCAAATGACGTGGAAGACGGGAATAATTATCCGAAACCGAAGAAAAAAATAACGATGGATGAAATGCTTGAGAAATACTGCGGGGATTTTGGGTGGTGGCAGTTGAGACACTTAGTGTTAACCAGCTTGGCTTGGATGCTTGAGGGGATTCACACTATGGTCATGATCTTCGCCGATCGCGAACCAGTCTGGTGCTGTTCCACGAGCCATTGTGGTTCAAGTCTGTGTGACCTTGAGCCTGGCTCGTGGGAATGGTCAGGTGGAACAGGAAGTTCTACGATGTCTGAATTCGGATTGATATGTGGAGACAAGTTTAAGGTTGGGCTTGTCCAGTCTATATTTTTTGCTGGCTGCATGATCG GGGCTGGAGTAGTTGGACATCTTTCAGATTCAAAATTGGGAAGGAAAGGCTCCCTCGCAATGGTTTGCATTTTGAACGCCATTTTTGGTATTCTAACAGCATTCTCTTCGAACTATTGGACCTATGCCTTGCTCCGTTTTCTCTCCGGTTTCAGCGCTGGTGGGACAGGCCTTTGCGCTTTTGTTCTTGGCACTGAACCCATTGGTCAGTCTTGGCGTGGCGTAGCTGGAATGTCCACTTTCTATTTTTTCTCTATAGGAATAGCCACTGTATCTGCCATTGCTTATTTCTTCCAATCGTGGCGATCTCTCTACATTGCTTCTTCGATCCCGTCTTTGATTTTCGTTATCTCCGTACTTCCTTTCCTCCATGAGTCACCTCGCTGGTGCCTCGTTCGAGGAAAAGTAGATGAAGCCATGAAAATTATGCAAAAAATCGCTACATCAAATGGCAAACAACGTATTCCTAATGGCGTTGTTCTTGCCCTCGACAGTGAAGTgaacgacgacaacaacaacataacgg ACCTTACACCTACCTCTATAGCCATGCTAGAACCCTATACCAAAGAAGCGCTAAATGGATCCATTTTAGATGTACTAAGGTTTCCAATCACACGGATTCGGTTAATCTTAGCCGCGGGTAGTAACTTCTTCTGTTCCGTCGTTTATTACGGGTTAAGTCTGAACGCCGTCAACCTCGGGACCAATCTTTACCTCAACGTTGCCCTTAACGCAATTGCTGAAATGCCTGCTTATTTTTTAACAGCGTTAGTGTTGGACAGGCTCGGTCGAAAGCCGTTAGGTGTAGGGACAATGTGGTTCAGTGGAATATTCTGTTTAGCTGGAAGCTTAATGAAGGGTGAAGGGGCATGGAAAGTGGTTCGAATGGTGTGTGGAGTTTTAGGGATATTTGGTATGGCTGGGACATACAATTTGTTATTTGTGTATTCGATGGAGTTGTTTCCAACTGTGGTGAGAAATGCAGCATTAGGATGTGCGACTCAAGCGATACATATGGGGGCAATTTTGGCACCAATTATTGTGGTTTTAGGGGGTGGCATACCATTTCTTGTATTTGGTATATGTGGAATTGCTGGAGGATTTTTGGTATTGTATCTGCCAGAAACATTAAACAGGCCACTTTATGATACAATGGAAGGACTACAAGAAGCTGAAGCAAAACCTGCCATGGTAGCTTAA